Proteins found in one Sorghum bicolor cultivar BTx623 chromosome 1, Sorghum_bicolor_NCBIv3, whole genome shotgun sequence genomic segment:
- the LOC8077969 gene encoding DEAD-box ATP-dependent RNA helicase 10 isoform X2, with protein MANGDAAVEAGGNGKEEPAARQASTFAELGICAELVEACDAMGWKEPTRIQAEAIPHALQGKDLIALAQTGSGKTGAFALPILQELLSNRQAEQSFFACVLSPTRELAIQIAEQFEALGSAIGLRCSVLVGGVDRVQQVLSIGKRPHIVVGTPGRLLDHLTETKGFSLKKIKYLVLDEADKLLNVEFEKSLDDILREIPKDRRTFLFSATMTKKVNKLQRACLRNPAKVEAASKYSTVDSLKQEFYFVPADDKDCYLLHVLNERQDSMIMIFVRTCESTRLLALMLRNLGLKAMSISGQMSQDKRLGALNRFKAKDCNILICTDVASRGLDIQGVDMVINYDIPMNSKVSFCLFEYLPWATVILI; from the exons ATGGCGAACGGGGACGCGGCCGTGGAGGCCGGCGGGAACGGGAAGGAGGAGCCCGCGGCGCGCCAGGCTTCGACGTTCGCGGAGCTGGGTATCTGCGCGGAGCTCGTGGAGGCGTGCGACGCCATGGGGTGGAAGGAGCCCACCAGGATTCAGGCCGAGGCCATCCCCCACGCGCTCCAAG GGAAGGACCTGATCGCGCTGGCGCAGACGGGGTCCGGGAAGACGGGCGCGTTCGCGCTGCCCATCCTGCAGGAGCTGCTCAGCAACCGCCAGGCTGAGCAGTCTTTCTTCGCTTGCGTGCTCTCGCCAACGAG AGAGCTGGCGATTCAGATCGCGGAGCAGTTTGAGGCGCTCGGATCAGCTATTGGTTTGCGTTGCTCAGTG CTTGTTGGAGGAGTGGATCGGGTGCAACAAGTGTTATCCATTGGAAAACGTCCGCACATTGTG GTTGGAACTCCTGGCCGTCTTTTGGACCATTTGACAGAGACTAAAGGTTTTAGTCTTAAGAAAATCAAGTATTTG GTATTGGATGAAGCCGATAAGTTACTTAATGTGGAGTTTGAGAAATCCCTCGATGACATTCTGAGAGAGATCCCTAAAGACAGGAGGACTTTCCTTTTTTCAGCGACTATGACCAAAAAG GTAAATAAACTGCAACGTGCTTGCCTCAGGAATCCTGCTAAG GTTGAAGCGGCCTCCAAATATTCTACAGTAGATTCACTTAAACAGGAGTTCTATTTTGTTCCTGCAGATGACAAG GATTGCTATCTTCTTCATGTTCTGAATGAGAGGCAAGACAGCATGATCATGATCTTTGTGCGCACATGTGAATCTACTAGGCTCCTTGCTCTTATGCTGAGGAATCTTGGTTTGAAAGCTATGTCTATCAGTGGCCAAATGAGTCAG GACAAGAGACTAGGTGCTTTGAACAGGTTCAAAGCGAAAGATTGCAATATCCTTATTTGCACTGATGTAGCAAGTCGTGGCCTTGACATTCAAGGAGTTGATATGGTCATCAATTATGATATTCCAATGAATTCTAAGGTCTCTTTCTGTTTGTTTGAGTACTTGCCTTGGGCCACTGTGATTTTAATTTAA
- the LOC8077969 gene encoding DEAD-box ATP-dependent RNA helicase 10 isoform X1 yields the protein MANGDAAVEAGGNGKEEPAARQASTFAELGICAELVEACDAMGWKEPTRIQAEAIPHALQGKDLIALAQTGSGKTGAFALPILQELLSNRQAEQSFFACVLSPTRELAIQIAEQFEALGSAIGLRCSVLVGGVDRVQQVLSIGKRPHIVVGTPGRLLDHLTETKGFSLKKIKYLVLDEADKLLNVEFEKSLDDILREIPKDRRTFLFSATMTKKVNKLQRACLRNPAKVEAASKYSTVDSLKQEFYFVPADDKDCYLLHVLNERQDSMIMIFVRTCESTRLLALMLRNLGLKAMSISGQMSQDKRLGALNRFKAKDCNILICTDVASRGLDIQGVDMVINYDIPMNSKDYVHRVGRTARAGRSGYAVSLVNQYEAQWFVLIEKLLGKQIDQRKVDRDEVMILKGPISDAKRIALTKLKDSGGHKKRRKAGDDDEEVEDYSHSKRPKSFKKSNRR from the exons ATGGCGAACGGGGACGCGGCCGTGGAGGCCGGCGGGAACGGGAAGGAGGAGCCCGCGGCGCGCCAGGCTTCGACGTTCGCGGAGCTGGGTATCTGCGCGGAGCTCGTGGAGGCGTGCGACGCCATGGGGTGGAAGGAGCCCACCAGGATTCAGGCCGAGGCCATCCCCCACGCGCTCCAAG GGAAGGACCTGATCGCGCTGGCGCAGACGGGGTCCGGGAAGACGGGCGCGTTCGCGCTGCCCATCCTGCAGGAGCTGCTCAGCAACCGCCAGGCTGAGCAGTCTTTCTTCGCTTGCGTGCTCTCGCCAACGAG AGAGCTGGCGATTCAGATCGCGGAGCAGTTTGAGGCGCTCGGATCAGCTATTGGTTTGCGTTGCTCAGTG CTTGTTGGAGGAGTGGATCGGGTGCAACAAGTGTTATCCATTGGAAAACGTCCGCACATTGTG GTTGGAACTCCTGGCCGTCTTTTGGACCATTTGACAGAGACTAAAGGTTTTAGTCTTAAGAAAATCAAGTATTTG GTATTGGATGAAGCCGATAAGTTACTTAATGTGGAGTTTGAGAAATCCCTCGATGACATTCTGAGAGAGATCCCTAAAGACAGGAGGACTTTCCTTTTTTCAGCGACTATGACCAAAAAG GTAAATAAACTGCAACGTGCTTGCCTCAGGAATCCTGCTAAG GTTGAAGCGGCCTCCAAATATTCTACAGTAGATTCACTTAAACAGGAGTTCTATTTTGTTCCTGCAGATGACAAG GATTGCTATCTTCTTCATGTTCTGAATGAGAGGCAAGACAGCATGATCATGATCTTTGTGCGCACATGTGAATCTACTAGGCTCCTTGCTCTTATGCTGAGGAATCTTGGTTTGAAAGCTATGTCTATCAGTGGCCAAATGAGTCAG GACAAGAGACTAGGTGCTTTGAACAGGTTCAAAGCGAAAGATTGCAATATCCTTATTTGCACTGATGTAGCAAGTCGTGGCCTTGACATTCAAGGAGTTGATATGGTCATCAATTATGATATTCCAATGAATTCTAAG GATTATGTTCATCGGGTGGGTAGGACCGCACGTGCAGGGCGGTCAGGATATGCTGTATCTTTGGTGAATCAATATGAAGCCCAGTGGTTTGTGCTGATCGAGAAGCTCCTTG GCAAGCAAATTGACCAGCGTAAGGTGGACAGAGATGAAGTCATGATACTTAAAGGGCCCATATCTGATGCAAAGAGAATTGCACTTACG